ATTCGAGAAACCAGCCGACGCTCCACGGCGGGAGCAGCGTGCGGTCGGCGCGCGCGGGCACTTCGCCGAGCGCGAAGATGCGCACGCCGGCGAGGGCATACGAAACGCTCGCCGGCGCGGCGCCGAGGTTCGCGACGAGGCCGAGCCGCGACTCGTCGCCGAGCCGCCACTTCACGCGAAACGCGGTCCCTTCCAGCAGCTGATAACCCTCGCCGTGCGCGCCGTTCGCGAGCCGCGGGACGAGCACGCCGCTGCGCAGCGCGAGCAGCTCGCGGTGAAACGCAAGCGTCGCCGCGTGCTCCGGCGCTTCGCGCTCGGCCCAGCGCAGCGCCGAGGCGTGCAGCGTCGCCTCGTTCTGCGGGTCGGGGATGCGGGCGCGGCGCGCCGGATCGGCGAACGCCGGCCAGGCGGCGAACTCGCGGCGCCGTCCTGCGGTGACCGACTGCGCCAAATCGGCGCCGAAGTCCGAGAAGAAGAGAAACGGCGTCGTCGCGCCCCACTCCTCGCCCATGAACAGCAGCGGGACCGACGGCGCCAGCAGCACGACCGCCGTCGCCGCGCACACCGCGTCCTGCGGCGCGAGCGCCGTGATGCGCTCGCCGAACGCGCGGTTGCCGATCTGGTCGTGGTTCTGCAGGAAGTCCACGAACGCGGTCGTGGGAAGCGCCGCGCTGGGCGTGCCGCGCGGCGCGCCGCCGCGGTGCTCCGACGGTTCACCTTGGTACGCGAACCCTTCGGCGAGCGCGCGCGCCAGCAGCTTCGCCGGCTCGCGTGCGAAGTCGCGGTAGTAGCCGTCTCGTTCGCCGGTCGTGAGGACGTGGAGCGCGTGGTGCGCGTCGTCGTTCCACTGCGCGTCGTAGCGCTCGAGCAGCCGCGCGTCGTTGGAGTCGTTCTCGAGCACGAGGTGGACGTGGCGGCCGGGCTCGACCTCGGCGCGCACGCGCGCGGCGAGCTCGTCGAGAAACGGGCGCGCCGAGTCGTCGCGGATCTCGTGGACCGCGTCGAGCCGCAAGCCGTCGAAACGGTACTCGCGCAGCCAGTACAGCGCGTTCTGCACCAGCAGCTCGCGCACGGTCTGCGCGTGCTCGCCGTCGACGTTGATCGCCGCGCCCCACGGCGTGTGATGCCGCTCCGTGAACACCGCTTCGGCGTACGCGCCGAGATAGTTCCCTTCAGGGCCGAAGTGGTTGTAGACCACGTCGAGCAAGACCGAGAGCCCGCGCGCGTGCGCCGCGTCGACGAACGCCTTCAAGTCGTCGGGCCGGCCGTAGGCCCACTGCGGCGCGAACGGCAGCACGCCGTCGTAACCCCAGTTGCGCGCGCCGGCCGGCTGGGCCAGCGGCATCAGCTCGACCGCGGTCACGCCCAGCTCGACCAGCGCGTCGAGCCGCTCTGCGGCGGCCGCGTACGTTCCCTCCGGGGTGAACGTGCCGACGTGCAGTTCGTAGAGCACCGTCTCGTGCCACGGACGGCCGCGCCAACCCGTTTCGCGCCAGGTGTACGCGCGCGGGTCGATCACCTCGCTCGGGCCGTGCACGCCGTCGGGTTGAAAGCGCGAGGCCGGATCGGGGACGCGCGGTTCCAGGCCGGGGAACGCGAACGCGTAATGCGTCCCCGCGCGCGCCTCGCGCAGCTCGCGCTCGAACCAGCCGCCGGCGCGCGGCTCCATTGCGCGCTCGACGCCGTCGACCACGACCGACGCGCTTTGCGGCGAGGGCGCCCAGAGCCGGAACGCCACGCCGTCGTCGCGCAGCTCCGCGCCGAAGGGCATGCGATGAACGAAGTGCGCCATCGTCGAGCTCACGTGAGCTCGGCGCGCAGCGCGTCGACCGCCGGCGCGAGCAGCGCCGGACGGCTGGTGAGCGCGTCGTGCACGTCGCGCAGCGCGGAGCGGACGCGGAAGAAGCGAATCAGCGCATCGCGCTGCGCGGGATCGCGCGGAACCGTCGCGAGATCGCTTGCGCTCGCGCTCTCGGCGTAGCGCGCGCCGAACGCTGCCAGCGTCCGGGCCGTCACGTCGCGCATCGCCGCGCTGCGCTCGCCGTGATCGGCAGTCGGGTCGTGCGCGCTCGACGCGATCGCCTCGCGTGTGACGGCGTCGAACGAGCGCGCCAGCGAGGCGACGTCCTTGAGCGGCGAGGAGCGGTCGGCGACCGCTTCGCCGAAGCCGACGAACACCGGCTCCCCCTCGATCAGCAGCACGCGCCGCAGCGTCAAGCGGCCGTGCGCGCGCGACGACGCCGCATCGACCCGCTCGGGCAGCGCCGCGATGATCTCTTCGATCCCCTCGCGCGCCGCGACGACGCTCTCGACGCCCGCGTTCACGAGCGTCCGCAGATCCTCGCGGGCCGCCGCGCGCCACGCCGCGAGATCGCCCGGCCCCAGCGGCGCGGTGACGAACGTCGGATCGCTGCCCGGCGTCGCGAGCGCATGGTGCAGCGCGGCCAGCGCGTCGGCGACGTTCTCGGCGGTGCGGATCATCCGCTCGTCCGCGGTGCCCGTGCGCAAGATCTCGCGCAGGGCTGCCTCCAGGTCGGTGGAGTGCGGGATCAGTTGCTGGTCGGTCGCGCCGACCCAGACCGCGCCGTCCGCGTCGTGGACGAGCGCCGTGCCGAGCAGCTCGGGCGCGCGCGCGAACCGGCGTTCGCTGAGATGGCGCATGAACGCGACGGCGCTGTCCTCGACGCGCCGCATTCGGCGGTGCAGCGTCAACAGGCGCGAGTCGTCAAGGATCCAGCGCTGTGCGCCGGACGCCGAGCTGAGCCGCTGCGAGCTGACCGCGTCGGCGAGCGGCGGTCCCTCCCAGCCGAAGACGAGCTGCCCTTCGTCGCGCAGCTCGACGGCCTCGCGCATCGCGCGCTCGACCAGCGGCGCGGTGTTCGCGTCGGCGCCCGCGTCGACCACCCAGCCTTCCCGCGAGCCGCTGCGCGCGCGGGCGATCGCGTTCTCGCGAATCGGCTCGTCCCACACGAACCGCAGCGGCAGCACGCTGCGGCGGTCGCCCGCGCCCGCGACGACGAGCACGACCGACGGATCGCGGCGCGCCGCGAAGGCGTCGCGCACGGGGCCGTGTTCGATGCCGCCGAGGGCGCGCGGCACGACGTCGCTCGCGATGACCTTGCGCGCCCAGCGGTCCAGCGTGAGCGGGCCCTCGCGCGGAACGACGATCGTCGGCAGCTCCGGAACGGCGCCCGGGTGCGCCGGCGCGACCGCGCCGAGCGGGTCGTGCACCAGCGAGAACCAGTAGAAGCCGTACGGCGAGAGCGTGACGGTGTACGGCGCCGACGCGATCGGCGGGAACGCGCTCGACCCGAGCATCTCGAACGGCGCGCGCCCCGCGAACTGCCCGAGATCGAGCTGGACGGCCTGCGCGGTGTGCGCGAGGTTCGCCACGACCAACACGGTCTCGCCTTCGTGCTCCCGCAGATACGCCAGCACGCGGCGGTTCGAAGGGTAGAGCAGCGTCAGCGTCCCGCGGCCGAAGACCTTCGTCGCCTTGCGCACCGCGATGATCCGCCGCATCCAGCTCAGCAGCGAGCTCGTGTTGCGCAGTTGAGACTCGACGTTGACCGCTTCGAAGCCGTAGGTCGGATCGGTCACGACCGGCGCGTACAGCCGCACCTGATCGACCGCCGAGAAGCCGCCGTTGCGGTCGGGCGACCACTGCATCGGCGTGCGCACCCCGTCGCGGTCCTTCAGAAACAGGTTGTCGCCCATCCCGATCTCGTCGCCGTAGTAGATCACCGGCGTGCCGGGCATCGACATCAGCAGGCCGTTCATCAGCTCGATGCGGCGGCGGTCGTTCTCCAGCAGCGGCGCGAGCCGGCGGCGGATCCCGACGTTGATCCGCATCTTCGGCTCGATCGCGTAGACTTCGTGCATCCGCTCGCGCTCGCGCTCGCTCACCATCTCGAGCGTCAGCTCGTCGTGGTTGCGCAGGAAGACCGCCCACTGGCAGTTTTCCGGGATCGGCGGCGTCTGCCGCAGGATGTCGTGGACGGGATAGCGGTCCTCGTCGGCAACCGCCATGAACAGCCGCGGCATAAGCGGGAAGTGGAAGCACATGTGGCACTCGTCGCCGTCGCCGAAGTACGACGAGAGATCCTCGGGCCACTGGTTCGCCTCGGCGAGGAAGATCAAATCGGGATACTCTTCCTCGATGACACGGCGCAGGATCTTGATGACGCCGTGCGTCTCGGGGAGGTTCTCGTTGTTCGTCCCCTCGCGCTCGCACAGATACGGCACCGCGTCCAGCCGGAAGCCGTCG
The DNA window shown above is from Candidatus Eremiobacterota bacterium and carries:
- the treS gene encoding maltose alpha-D-glucosyltransferase, whose amino-acid sequence is MKRRGFSRPRELPQDPWWYKDAIIYELRVRSFMDLNGDGLGDFRGLTSKLDYLSDLGVTTLWLLPFYPSPMRDDGYDIADYTGVHPSYGTLDDVQRFIAEAHARGIRVIAELVVNHTSDQHPWFQRARRAPRGSPERDWYVWTDDDKKYAGTRIIFTDTEVSNWAWDPLAGQYYWHRFFSHQPDLNFQNHEVTGAIVEVMRFWANAGVDGFRLDAVPYLCEREGTNNENLPETHGVIKILRRVIEEEYPDLIFLAEANQWPEDLSSYFGDGDECHMCFHFPLMPRLFMAVADEDRYPVHDILRQTPPIPENCQWAVFLRNHDELTLEMVSERERERMHEVYAIEPKMRINVGIRRRLAPLLENDRRRIELMNGLLMSMPGTPVIYYGDEIGMGDNLFLKDRDGVRTPMQWSPDRNGGFSAVDQVRLYAPVVTDPTYGFEAVNVESQLRNTSSLLSWMRRIIAVRKATKVFGRGTLTLLYPSNRRVLAYLREHEGETVLVVANLAHTAQAVQLDLGQFAGRAPFEMLGSSAFPPIASAPYTVTLSPYGFYWFSLVHDPLGAVAPAHPGAVPELPTIVVPREGPLTLDRWARKVIASDVVPRALGGIEHGPVRDAFAARRDPSVVLVVAGAGDRRSVLPLRFVWDEPIRENAIARARSGSREGWVVDAGADANTAPLVERAMREAVELRDEGQLVFGWEGPPLADAVSSQRLSSASGAQRWILDDSRLLTLHRRMRRVEDSAVAFMRHLSERRFARAPELLGTALVHDADGAVWVGATDQQLIPHSTDLEAALREILRTGTADERMIRTAENVADALAALHHALATPGSDPTFVTAPLGPGDLAAWRAAAREDLRTLVNAGVESVVAAREGIEEIIAALPERVDAASSRAHGRLTLRRVLLIEGEPVFVGFGEAVADRSSPLKDVASLARSFDAVTREAIASSAHDPTADHGERSAAMRDVTARTLAAFGARYAESASASDLATVPRDPAQRDALIRFFRVRSALRDVHDALTSRPALLAPAVDALRAELT
- the treZ gene encoding malto-oligosyltrehalose trehalohydrolase — its product is MPFGAELRDDGVAFRLWAPSPQSASVVVDGVERAMEPRAGGWFERELREARAGTHYAFAFPGLEPRVPDPASRFQPDGVHGPSEVIDPRAYTWRETGWRGRPWHETVLYELHVGTFTPEGTYAAAAERLDALVELGVTAVELMPLAQPAGARNWGYDGVLPFAPQWAYGRPDDLKAFVDAAHARGLSVLLDVVYNHFGPEGNYLGAYAEAVFTERHHTPWGAAINVDGEHAQTVRELLVQNALYWLREYRFDGLRLDAVHEIRDDSARPFLDELAARVRAEVEPGRHVHLVLENDSNDARLLERYDAQWNDDAHHALHVLTTGERDGYYRDFAREPAKLLARALAEGFAYQGEPSEHRGGAPRGTPSAALPTTAFVDFLQNHDQIGNRAFGERITALAPQDAVCAATAVVLLAPSVPLLFMGEEWGATTPFLFFSDFGADLAQSVTAGRRREFAAWPAFADPARRARIPDPQNEATLHASALRWAEREAPEHAATLAFHRELLALRSGVLVPRLANGAHGEGYQLLEGTAFRVKWRLGDESRLGLVANLGAAPASVSYALAGVRIFALGEVPARADRTLLPPWSVGWFLES